A stretch of Pseudoalteromonas sp. A25 DNA encodes these proteins:
- a CDS encoding AraC family transcriptional regulator — protein sequence MCKESLENRIKRVCDFIQHNLEGQLDLAQLSEVAALSRYHFHRVFLAYTGVSVIKYLQLARLKRASFQLAFELDMKIIDIALTAQFDSSEAFSRAFKRTFSQTPSQFRQSPDWPNWYRLYEFTLPSNNDAIAVSIVEFAHTPIAYLTHHGNPQRVYESAGQFVAWRKQSQWSPIAHCRTFGIPNGDPSTMKEDDFEFKICGSLQQNMTSVPDNEFSVKAGAIPAMRCAKATHFGSHDTLEKTIYALYEQWLPQSQEQLGDHPVFFEYLNLIHEVDECDLRTDVYLPLA from the coding sequence GTGTGTAAAGAGTCGTTAGAAAATCGCATTAAACGCGTATGTGATTTCATTCAACATAACCTTGAGGGGCAGCTAGACCTAGCGCAACTTAGTGAGGTGGCCGCCTTGTCACGATATCATTTTCATCGGGTATTTTTAGCGTATACGGGTGTGAGCGTGATCAAGTATTTACAGCTTGCACGCTTAAAGCGTGCCTCTTTTCAATTGGCATTTGAACTTGATATGAAGATTATTGATATTGCGCTTACGGCACAATTTGATAGTAGCGAAGCGTTCTCACGAGCGTTTAAACGTACCTTTTCGCAAACCCCAAGTCAGTTTAGGCAAAGCCCAGACTGGCCAAATTGGTATCGACTTTATGAATTTACTTTGCCTAGTAATAATGACGCGATAGCAGTATCTATCGTCGAGTTTGCGCATACCCCCATTGCATATTTAACTCATCACGGAAATCCTCAACGAGTGTACGAAAGTGCAGGCCAGTTTGTTGCCTGGCGAAAGCAAAGTCAGTGGTCACCCATAGCGCATTGCCGTACATTTGGTATTCCTAATGGTGACCCAAGTACTATGAAAGAAGACGATTTTGAATTTAAAATATGCGGCTCATTGCAGCAAAACATGACCTCGGTACCAGACAACGAGTTTTCTGTAAAAGCGGGTGCCATACCCGCTATGCGCTGCGCAAAAGCCACCCACTTTGGCAGTCATGACACTTTAGAAAAAACCATTTATGCGTTGTATGAACAATGGCTACCGCAAAGCCAAGAGCAACTTGGTGATCACCCTGTATTTTTTGAGTATTTAAACCTTATACACGAAGTAGACGAATGCGATTTACGCACCGATGTGTATTTACCTTTGGCTTAA
- the csy2 gene encoding type I-F CRISPR-associated protein Csy2, producing the protein MIGAVKKLLVIPHMKVHNANALSSPFTIGFPAMTAWLGAVHALQRQLNKQHIGVAFNAVGVISHDIDLQTYKGENDYVHSIVGTGNPLDKTGARSAFIEEARCHLDVSLVIEFDNITVDERASLVEQVTQLLHGKIKMASGDIKSFNTPICVNVTHGDEGELKKLQRLLMPGYALIERRDLMIAAMNEGQDALQALIDFTSVHYSCETDDTDKVTWFRHSKQVNGASAGWIVPIATGFYGISELAAAKNQRDPDTPHRFAESLVTLGEFKMPHRILCVEDMLWRYHTQGDYYLCQQSQFATPEPCDSGNEFE; encoded by the coding sequence ATGATAGGAGCAGTAAAAAAGCTGCTGGTCATACCGCATATGAAGGTACATAACGCTAACGCGCTTTCTAGCCCGTTTACCATCGGCTTTCCTGCAATGACCGCATGGTTAGGCGCGGTACATGCTTTGCAGCGCCAGCTAAACAAACAACACATAGGAGTGGCTTTTAATGCCGTTGGGGTAATAAGCCATGATATTGATTTGCAAACTTACAAAGGGGAGAACGATTACGTTCACTCAATTGTGGGCACAGGCAACCCTCTGGATAAAACAGGCGCAAGATCAGCCTTTATTGAAGAAGCCCGCTGCCACCTTGATGTGAGTTTAGTGATTGAGTTTGACAACATAACCGTTGATGAACGAGCGTCTTTGGTTGAGCAAGTAACACAGCTTTTGCATGGCAAAATAAAAATGGCCAGCGGTGATATTAAAAGCTTTAACACGCCCATTTGCGTGAATGTAACACACGGCGATGAGGGCGAGCTTAAAAAGCTGCAAAGGCTTCTTATGCCCGGGTATGCGCTGATAGAGCGTCGCGATTTAATGATAGCGGCAATGAATGAAGGGCAAGATGCCCTGCAAGCGCTGATTGATTTTACCTCGGTACATTACAGTTGTGAAACCGACGACACCGACAAGGTGACGTGGTTTCGGCACAGTAAACAAGTAAATGGCGCATCGGCGGGTTGGATTGTACCCATTGCCACCGGGTTTTACGGGATAAGCGAGTTGGCAGCGGCTAAAAACCAAAGAGATCCCGATACCCCACACCGCTTTGCTGAAAGCCTAGTCACACTGGGCGAGTTTAAAATGCCCCACCGTATTCTCTGTGTAGAAGATATGTTGTGGCGTTATCACACCCAAGGTGACTACTACCTTTGTCAGCAAAGTCAATTTGCAACACCTGAGCCATGTGACTCAGGGAATGAATTTGAGTAG
- the csy1 gene encoding type I-F CRISPR-associated protein Csy1: MIDKAVDAFFEERKAAWLKKNTKASMSGDEIQQTHMECESVFSLQNWLPNAAKRAGQISISTHPCTFSHPSARKNKNGYVSSIIAKSEASNDGFLRSGNVEVVADSLGNAAALDVYKFLTLVLEDGQTLLQHLEQDTDLAQRLFRTTPMHEASDYEALKEGFLAMTAPSKDVVTSSKIKQVYFPLTAKNSDDVSYHQLSLLTASGILFALRKRLDTMRFGDEIKLAREQRKANLAHPTHCEVSNLTTIGYGGTKPQNISVLNNQNGGKAHLLMSMPPKLQRRDIHFPRSDFFAQVVRYRHCQTQFKALDVLYRLPSEHFNNMHTRAKRDELYQSVIDHVIEKMYLIREVAVQQYVATSSGLAQAQRVWLCPEHEQQRLETDSWLDEICDAIVNFMFHGYEKTLGNKAITLSYAERQHMKQVVHDNKEFLR, encoded by the coding sequence ATGATTGATAAAGCAGTTGATGCGTTTTTTGAAGAAAGAAAAGCCGCATGGCTTAAAAAAAACACAAAAGCGTCAATGTCAGGTGACGAGATACAACAAACGCATATGGAATGCGAATCGGTATTTAGTTTGCAAAACTGGTTACCTAATGCGGCAAAAAGAGCAGGGCAGATCTCTATCTCTACCCACCCATGCACCTTTAGTCACCCCAGTGCACGAAAAAACAAAAATGGCTATGTCAGCTCGATTATCGCCAAAAGTGAAGCAAGTAATGATGGCTTTTTACGCTCAGGAAATGTAGAGGTAGTAGCCGATTCGTTAGGTAATGCGGCGGCGCTAGATGTTTATAAGTTTTTAACCCTAGTGCTAGAAGACGGGCAAACCTTATTACAACACCTTGAGCAAGACACTGACTTAGCACAGCGCTTGTTTAGAACCACTCCCATGCATGAAGCCTCTGACTACGAAGCACTAAAAGAGGGCTTTTTAGCCATGACCGCCCCAAGTAAAGACGTCGTTACAAGTTCAAAAATAAAACAAGTTTACTTTCCACTTACTGCCAAAAATAGTGATGATGTAAGTTATCACCAACTATCGCTACTAACTGCGTCTGGTATTTTATTTGCGCTGAGAAAGCGCTTAGATACGATGCGTTTTGGCGATGAGATAAAGCTGGCCAGAGAGCAGCGTAAAGCCAATTTAGCGCACCCCACTCATTGCGAAGTTAGCAACCTTACTACCATTGGTTATGGCGGCACAAAGCCGCAAAACATCAGCGTGTTAAACAACCAAAATGGCGGTAAAGCGCATTTATTGATGAGTATGCCGCCTAAACTACAGCGCCGAGATATTCATTTTCCACGCAGTGACTTTTTTGCTCAAGTAGTACGCTATCGCCATTGCCAAACGCAGTTTAAAGCGCTCGATGTGTTGTATCGCTTACCTAGCGAGCATTTTAACAATATGCATACCAGAGCAAAACGCGACGAGCTATATCAAAGCGTGATTGATCATGTGATTGAAAAAATGTACCTGATAAGAGAAGTGGCTGTGCAGCAATATGTGGCAACCAGTAGTGGTCTAGCTCAAGCACAGCGTGTGTGGTTATGCCCAGAGCATGAACAACAGCGCTTGGAAACCGACAGTTGGTTAGATGAAATTTGTGATGCCATCGTCAATTTCATGTTTCATGGCTATGAAAAAACGCTGGGTAATAAAGCCATTACGCTCAGCTATGCAGAGCGCCAGCATATGAAGCAAGTGGTACACGATAACAAGGAGTTTTTACGATGA
- the cas3f gene encoding type I-F CRISPR-associated helicase Cas3f — translation MMVTFVSQCEKNALKKTRRVLDAFANRIGDNTWQTLITEDGLLTVKKMLRKTASRSTAVSCHWIRSRSRSQLLWVVGNRNKFNLEGVVPVNWTRRNLLNSEIESDWHFLPLIKGLVGIAALLHDWGKATELFQSKLQPNNPNQFKGDPIRHEWISLLLLRGFIDSTSEHSDKAWLQALSRGDINEQKVQAAIKQSPLRPMAQLPPIAKLVAWLVVSHHRLPLPKQGSPDDYKSETAKSLDDMLAKITQQWGYENSYNKQEFEKRLGQCFEFPNGLMSNSKPWLSRVKRWSSSLLDYQALAIKAIETGGYRVLVHHARLCLMLGDHYYSSQQADKKWQNTTGLFANTDRATKQLKQKLDEHLVGVARYATQAAHLLPAFESELPQATDIESLRKPSPKDYKWQDKAVAQISQWRALQAEKEHKRFGFFALNMASTGCGKTFANAKVMRALSDDSKSLRYILALGLRTLTLQTGDEYAQRVGLDNTQLAVVIGSKAVMELHKKHKTAAHTSHFEQTGSESEAPLLDEDVDFECDIPQENLTTVLNSERDKKFLYAPVLACTIDHIISAIETTRGGKYILPSLRLMSSDLVIDEVDDFTDGDLIAIGRLIHLAGMLGRKVMLSSATIPPSLAEGYFKAYRDGWQLYCATRSASEHIGCAWIDEFNTHLDTNRASSLECAILQYRAKHDEFIQKRQGKLAQQPILRKADISLCEAIYDKKQVPALQVEGEQTKQSAYFSVIAKSILAKHDDHHFVDENTKLNVSFGVVRVANIKPCVALAQFLLSYDWPDDIAVRVMPYHSQQTLLLRSIQEQHLDQVLKRKESANEQPKALQNTLIREHLNKLSSQQNQVKNLIFVLVATPVEEVGRDHDFDWAVIEPSSYRSIIQLAGRVRRHRKTAVESPNVALLQYNYKAIKNAHVDGLKAFVSPGFEKSCRLKSHDLTLLIDIKQIAERLDASARICKPKHINVGYVENLTQAQSLAELEHVVTLHALAYYKSTSSGARGPGTLQGYLEHHWFLTALPQALTPFRKGAPNVKTYLVFDQYQQRSRFCEKDPQGRAIDREEILNIKRIALSAHQLQRLWLVRDFDQACAELADCHAHEQSPLTQRVISLKYGELSFPFNENKRYAYNDQLGLVKVE, via the coding sequence ATGATGGTGACGTTTGTCTCTCAGTGCGAAAAAAACGCCCTCAAAAAAACGCGGCGAGTGTTAGACGCGTTTGCTAACCGCATAGGCGATAATACATGGCAAACCTTGATCACCGAAGATGGCTTACTCACAGTTAAAAAAATGCTGCGCAAAACCGCCAGCCGCAGTACAGCGGTGAGTTGTCATTGGATACGCTCACGTTCTAGAAGTCAGTTATTGTGGGTAGTGGGCAATCGTAATAAATTTAATCTTGAGGGGGTGGTGCCGGTGAATTGGACAAGGCGGAACCTACTTAACAGTGAAATTGAAAGCGATTGGCACTTTTTGCCTTTGATTAAAGGTTTGGTTGGGATTGCTGCATTGTTGCATGATTGGGGCAAGGCCACTGAGCTGTTTCAAAGTAAATTACAGCCGAATAACCCAAACCAGTTTAAAGGCGACCCAATACGCCATGAATGGATCTCACTATTGTTACTACGCGGCTTTATTGACTCAACAAGTGAGCATTCAGATAAAGCATGGTTGCAGGCGTTAAGTCGTGGCGATATTAATGAACAAAAAGTTCAGGCTGCGATTAAGCAAAGCCCACTTAGGCCAATGGCGCAATTACCACCTATTGCAAAGCTTGTTGCATGGTTGGTGGTATCTCATCATCGCTTACCTTTGCCAAAGCAAGGTTCGCCTGATGATTATAAATCAGAAACAGCTAAGTCGCTTGATGACATGCTTGCTAAAATCACGCAGCAGTGGGGCTATGAAAATAGCTATAACAAACAGGAATTTGAAAAGCGCTTAGGGCAGTGCTTTGAATTTCCCAATGGCTTAATGAGTAACTCCAAGCCGTGGCTTAGTCGAGTTAAACGCTGGTCGTCAAGTTTACTTGATTATCAAGCGCTTGCTATAAAAGCGATAGAAACGGGCGGCTATCGGGTGCTAGTGCATCATGCTCGGCTGTGTTTAATGTTGGGCGATCATTATTATTCATCTCAACAAGCAGATAAAAAATGGCAAAACACCACGGGCTTGTTCGCAAATACTGACAGAGCAACCAAGCAGTTAAAACAAAAGTTGGATGAACATTTAGTGGGGGTGGCGCGTTATGCCACCCAAGCGGCGCACTTATTACCTGCGTTCGAGAGTGAACTACCTCAGGCAACAGACATAGAAAGCTTAAGAAAGCCAAGTCCGAAAGACTATAAATGGCAAGACAAAGCCGTTGCTCAAATTAGTCAATGGCGTGCTTTGCAAGCTGAAAAAGAGCACAAAAGGTTTGGCTTTTTTGCCCTCAACATGGCAAGTACAGGCTGTGGTAAAACATTTGCTAATGCCAAAGTTATGCGCGCCCTGTCGGACGATAGCAAAAGCCTTCGTTATATTTTGGCTTTGGGCCTGCGCACGTTAACTCTACAAACGGGTGATGAATACGCGCAAAGGGTAGGGTTAGACAACACTCAGCTGGCGGTTGTGATCGGTTCAAAAGCGGTCATGGAGTTACATAAAAAACATAAGACTGCGGCGCACACCAGTCACTTTGAACAAACCGGCTCGGAATCTGAAGCGCCGCTATTAGACGAAGATGTTGATTTTGAATGTGATATTCCGCAAGAAAACCTCACTACCGTGCTAAATAGTGAGCGCGATAAGAAGTTTTTATATGCCCCTGTGCTTGCTTGCACCATTGACCACATCATCAGCGCAATTGAAACAACCCGCGGTGGTAAATACATATTACCTTCTTTACGGTTAATGTCGTCTGACTTGGTGATAGATGAGGTAGATGATTTTACAGACGGTGATTTAATTGCGATCGGCAGGCTGATCCATCTTGCAGGTATGCTGGGGCGAAAAGTGATGCTCTCCTCCGCTACCATTCCCCCATCACTGGCCGAGGGTTACTTTAAAGCATATCGCGATGGTTGGCAGTTGTATTGTGCCACCCGCAGTGCGAGCGAACACATAGGGTGTGCTTGGATAGATGAGTTTAATACACATCTTGATACCAATCGTGCGAGTTCACTAGAGTGCGCTATATTGCAGTACCGTGCAAAACACGACGAGTTTATTCAAAAACGCCAAGGCAAACTGGCACAGCAACCTATTTTAAGAAAAGCCGATATCAGCCTTTGTGAGGCGATATATGATAAAAAGCAAGTGCCGGCTCTACAAGTTGAAGGTGAGCAAACAAAGCAATCAGCCTACTTTAGCGTTATTGCCAAAAGCATTTTAGCAAAGCACGATGATCATCATTTTGTGGATGAAAACACTAAGCTCAACGTGTCGTTTGGGGTGGTGCGTGTTGCAAACATTAAACCCTGTGTGGCGCTGGCTCAGTTTTTACTGTCGTATGATTGGCCCGATGACATTGCAGTTAGGGTAATGCCTTACCACAGCCAACAAACACTGCTACTGCGTTCAATACAAGAGCAGCATTTAGACCAAGTGTTAAAGCGTAAAGAAAGTGCCAACGAACAGCCCAAAGCGCTACAAAATACACTCATACGTGAACATTTAAATAAGCTATCAAGCCAACAAAACCAAGTTAAAAACCTTATTTTCGTATTGGTTGCCACACCCGTTGAAGAAGTAGGGCGCGACCATGACTTTGATTGGGCGGTGATAGAGCCATCATCGTATCGTTCAATCATTCAACTTGCAGGGCGCGTACGTAGGCATCGTAAAACAGCGGTCGAAAGCCCCAACGTTGCTTTGCTGCAATACAACTATAAAGCCATTAAAAACGCCCATGTTGATGGTTTAAAAGCCTTTGTTAGTCCGGGGTTTGAAAAAAGCTGTCGCTTAAAAAGCCATGATTTAACACTGCTAATTGATATTAAACAGATAGCCGAGCGTTTAGATGCCAGCGCACGGATCTGTAAACCTAAACATATCAATGTAGGCTATGTTGAAAACTTGACCCAAGCGCAAAGCCTTGCGGAGCTGGAACATGTGGTAACGCTGCACGCCTTGGCTTATTACAAATCAACCAGTTCGGGGGCGCGGGGGCCTGGTACTTTGCAAGGTTATCTTGAACACCACTGGTTTTTAACGGCATTACCGCAAGCACTCACCCCCTTTCGAAAAGGGGCACCCAATGTAAAAACCTATTTGGTGTTTGATCAATACCAGCAGCGTAGCCGGTTTTGTGAAAAAGACCCCCAAGGCCGAGCCATCGACAGAGAAGAAATCCTTAATATAAAACGCATAGCGTTGAGCGCGCACCAGCTTCAACGACTATGGTTAGTCAGAGACTTTGACCAAGCCTGCGCTGAGCTGGCTGATTGTCATGCACATGAACAAAGCCCGCTGACTCAGCGGGTTATATCGCTTAAATACGGTGAGCTGAGCTTTCCATTTAATGAAAACAAACGCTATGCATATAACGACCAACTTGGGCTGGTGAAGGTTGAGTGA
- the cas1f gene encoding type I-F CRISPR-associated endonuclease Cas1f, with protein MEELSPTDLKTILHSKRANMYYLEHCRVMQKDGRVLYLTEAKHENQYFNIPIANSTVLMLGNGTSITQAAMRMLAQAGVLVGFCGGGGTPLHMACEVEWFTPQSEYRPTEYLHGWLQFWFDDVKRLEAAKTFQHARIHYLEKVWSKDRELKLEGFEFHHDAIQNALSTFHKRTDEASKPSELLLTEAQLTKVLYKYAANNTGVKGFTRQHQSTDKANDFLNHGNYLAYGLAASCLWVLGIPHGFAVMHGKTRRGALVFDVADLIKDALVLPWAFVCAKENATEQEFRQQVLQAFTDHKALDYMFDTVKQIALQAHSKEHIEANNL; from the coding sequence ATGGAAGAGTTAAGCCCAACCGATCTGAAAACCATTTTGCACTCAAAGCGTGCCAACATGTATTACTTAGAGCATTGCCGAGTAATGCAAAAAGATGGCCGTGTTTTATACCTCACAGAAGCGAAACACGAAAACCAGTATTTTAATATTCCCATCGCAAACAGCACGGTTTTAATGTTGGGTAATGGCACCTCTATTACCCAAGCTGCCATGCGAATGCTTGCCCAAGCAGGTGTGCTGGTGGGGTTTTGTGGCGGCGGTGGCACACCGTTGCATATGGCCTGTGAGGTAGAGTGGTTTACGCCACAAAGCGAATACCGGCCTACCGAGTATTTACACGGTTGGCTGCAATTTTGGTTTGATGATGTAAAGCGGTTAGAGGCGGCCAAAACATTTCAACATGCTCGTATTCACTATCTCGAAAAAGTGTGGAGCAAAGACCGAGAGTTGAAACTTGAAGGGTTCGAGTTTCATCACGATGCAATTCAAAATGCACTGAGTACGTTTCACAAACGCACCGATGAAGCGAGCAAACCATCAGAATTATTACTTACCGAAGCCCAACTAACCAAGGTGCTTTACAAATACGCTGCCAATAATACCGGCGTTAAAGGTTTTACCCGTCAGCATCAAAGTACCGACAAAGCCAATGACTTCTTAAATCATGGTAACTACTTAGCTTATGGACTTGCAGCCAGTTGCTTGTGGGTGCTGGGCATTCCACATGGATTTGCGGTCATGCACGGCAAAACTCGCCGAGGGGCTTTGGTGTTCGATGTGGCAGATTTAATTAAAGACGCGCTGGTGCTGCCGTGGGCATTTGTGTGCGCAAAAGAAAACGCCACAGAGCAAGAATTTCGTCAGCAAGTACTCCAAGCATTTACTGATCATAAAGCGCTGGATTACATGTTTGATACGGTAAAGCAAATTGCACTGCAAGCACACTCAAAAGAGCACATTGAGGCAAATAACTTATGA
- a CDS encoding DoxX family protein: MNMINPFANNTLFANAAVLIARFGLSAIFILAGLNKIQYFDGNAQYMASAGLPAELLPLVIAFELIGGLFILTGLLSRITALAFAGFSVVSALLFHADLNDQIQFIMFFKNIAMAGGFLMLTAHGAGQWSIDQVINQKTNALKKAV; this comes from the coding sequence ATGAACATGATCAACCCATTTGCAAACAACACTCTTTTTGCTAACGCAGCAGTACTAATAGCGCGCTTTGGTTTATCGGCTATTTTCATCTTGGCAGGTTTAAACAAAATTCAATACTTTGATGGCAACGCACAATACATGGCATCCGCCGGATTGCCCGCAGAGCTGTTACCACTGGTGATTGCTTTTGAGCTGATTGGCGGCTTATTTATTCTGACAGGCCTACTCAGCCGTATCACTGCCTTAGCATTTGCTGGCTTTAGCGTTGTCAGCGCACTGTTATTTCATGCTGATTTAAACGACCAAATACAGTTTATAATGTTCTTCAAAAACATTGCTATGGCAGGCGGGTTCTTAATGCTTACAGCACATGGCGCGGGTCAGTGGAGTATCGACCAAGTCATTAACCAAAAAACCAATGCCCTTAAAAAAGCTGTATAA